The Pyricularia oryzae 70-15 chromosome 5, whole genome shotgun sequence genome includes a region encoding these proteins:
- a CDS encoding mitochondrial outer membrane protein porin, with amino-acid sequence MSIPNFEDITKSANDLLTREFYHLAAGTLEVKSKTPNNVDFKVKGKSTHEGATSGSLEGKFADKSLGLTLTQSWNTANALESKLELNDTLAKGLKLEGLFGFLPATSATAAKLNLHFKQSNVHGRAFFDLLKGPTANVDAVIGHEGFLAGLSGGYNVQKAAITTYSAAVGYSAPQYTAAVTATDNASVFAASYYHKVNSLVKAGAKASWNSKIGNSVGLEVATKYRIDPLSFVKGKINDRGVAAVAYTTLLRPGVTFGIGASFDTQKLDQATHKVGTSFTFES; translated from the exons TTGCTCACCAGGGAGTTCTACCACCTGGCTGCCGGCACCCTCGAGGTCAAGAGCAAGACCCCCAACAACGTTGACTTCAAGGTCAAGGGCAAGAGCACCCACGAGGGCGCCACCAGCGGATCT TTGGAGGGCAAATTCGCAGACAAGTCTCTCG GCCTGACCCTTACCCAGTCATGGAACACCGCCAACGCTCTCGAGTCCAAGCTTGAGCTTAACGACACCCTCGCCAAGGGCCTCAAGCTCGAGGGTCTCTTCGGCTTCCTGCCCGCCACcagcgccaccgccgccaagcTGAACCTGCACTTCAAGCAGTCCAACGTCCACGGCCGTGCCTTCTTCGACCTCCTCAAGGGCCCCACCGCCAACGTCGACGCCGTCATCGGCCACGAGGGCTTCCTCGCCGGTCTGTCTGGTGGCTACAACGTCCAGAAGGCCGCCATCACCACCTACAGCGCCGCCGTCGGCTACAGCGCCCCCCAGTACACCGCTGCCGTCACCGCCACTGACAACGCCAGCGTCTTCGCTGCCAGCTATTACCACAAGGTCAACAGCCTGGTTAAGGCCGGTGCCAAGGCCAGCTGGAACTCCAAGATCGGTAACAGCGTCGGCCTTGAGGTCGCCACCAAGTACCGCATCGACCCCCTGTCCTTCGTCAAG GGCAAGATCAACGACCGTGGTGTTGCCGCCGTTGCCtacaccaccctcctccgccCCGGTGTCACCTTTGGCATCGGTGCTTCCTTCGATACCCAGAAGCTCGACCAGGCCACCCACAAGGTCGGCACCAGCTTCACCTTTGAGTCTTAA
- a CDS encoding DnaJ domain-containing protein, with protein MPFPQIQRLTACSTVLNGRNTFSNNVIRSFHSSRSLCQDDVGRSHYETLKVGENASAAEIKKSFYTLSKTHHPDHNRSDPEAPARFMRISDAYSVLSSPDKRAAYDRDVMRKQHHSAATATRGSYSSTGPAGGRAASGLSRRRSTYTGPPPSFYRNGGWGAHGTKRAAAHEASSGGAGGARAEEKAPGGGTWGAGMGYGQGQRAEDVPHFDHEGHERTHRRMDRRKASSTGFEPPVGSDDSFMGGFIVVSTVLAVSLAVPALFFSAKRDRADRNEAIRQGRV; from the exons ATGCCATTCCCCCAAATCCAACGCCTTACGGCATGCTCTACAGTTCTCAATGGCAGAAACACATTTTCCAACAACGTCATCAGGTCCTTTCACAGCTCGCGTTCTCTATGCCAAGATGACGTCGGCCGAAGCCACTACGAGACTTTGAAAGTCGGCGAGAATGCCTCCGCCGCTGAAATCAAGAA GTCTTTCTACACGCTCTCCAAAACCCACCATCCGGACCACAACCGCTCGGACCCAGAGGCTCCAGCCCGCTTCATGCGCATCTCGGACGCCTACTCAGTCCTGTCGTCGCCTGATAAGCGCGCCGCCTATGACCGCGACGTGATGCGCAAGCAACACCACTCGGCCGCCACAGCAACCAGGGGATCCTACAGCTCCACCGGCCCCGCGGGCGGTCGCGCCGCGTCCGGTCTTAGCCGCCGCCGGAGCACATACACGGGCCCGCCGCCGTCCTTCTACCGCAACGGCGGGTGGGGAGCGCACGGTACCAAGAGGGCCGCGGCGCACGAggccagcagcggcgggGCCGGTGGTGCGCGCGCCGAGGAGAAAGCGCCCGGCGGTGGTACCTGGGGCGCCGGGATGGGATACGGACAGGGGCAGCGGGCAGAGGACGTGCCGCATTTTGATCACGAGGGCCACGAGCGTACACACCGCCGGATGGACCGTCGCAAGGCGTCTTCCACGGGGTTTGAGCCTCCCGTCGGGTCCGATGATAGCTTCATGGGTGGATTCATTGTAGTATCCACCGTTTTGGCCGTCTCTCTGGCGGTGCCTGCGCTTTTTTTCTCGGCGAAGAGAGATAGGGCCGACAGGAATGAAGCTATCCGCCAGGGTAGGGTATGA
- a CDS encoding MSF1 domain-containing protein yields the protein MNRPEVFTNKDTFNYSWEEVSTANWRKYCPWNDKSTHVIAVDTISRSVDSQTGILRTERLITCRQNAPDWVCKVLGASNGESLMYEVSYVDAANKKVTMVSQNMTWSNLINVQETVVYSPLNDKQTQFVQDAKITALCGGWQKIRNSIEDAIVTRFRENAAKGREGFESVLAMSRRVFAEERARQVVMAQ from the exons ATGAATCGACcagag GTCTTTACAAACAAGGACACTTTCAACTACTCATGGGAGGAGGTGTCGACGGCCAACTGGAGGAAATACTGCCCATGGAACGACAAGTCGACGCATGTCATCGCCGTCGACACCATCTCGCGTTCCGTCGACTCCCAGACCGGTATCCTGCGCACCGAGAGGCTCATCACCTGCCGGCAAAACGCCCCGGACTGGGTGTGCAAAGTACTCGGCGCCAGCAATGGCGAGTCGCTCATGTACGAGGTGTCGTACGTCGACGCGGCGAACAAAAAGGTCACTATGGTCTCGCAGAACATGACGTGGTCAAACCTGATAAACGTCCAGGAGACCGTTGTCTACAGCCCGCTCAACGACAagcagacccagttcgttcAGGACGCCAAGATCACCGCTCTGTGCGGCGGCTGGCAGAAGATCAGGAACTCGATCGAGGACGCCATAGTCACCCGTTTCCGTGAGAACGCCGCCAAGGGCCGCGAGGGCTTCGAGTCCGTCCTGGCCATGAGCAGGCGTGTCTTTGCCGAGGAGAGGGCTCGTCAGGTTGTCATGGCTCAATGA